Within the Gossypium raimondii isolate GPD5lz chromosome 12, ASM2569854v1, whole genome shotgun sequence genome, the region ATATTCagttcaattccacacctatatccattattcaattacacttagtcaatttcccgatgaacacttcggaataataacagatactcggtggatccaacacatagcaaccaccttattaatcaatgatgttcggtttACATactagcctgcacatagtattacacatgtgaccattaccatccgatacacgtagtagcctgcacatagtactatacacgtgatcgaaactatccaGTACGCATAGTagctgcacatagtactacacacgtgaccatcactttcacttttacatagtgacCTACAAacaatccgtgccacacatgtgatcatttctgtcacttcattcatatccctttttattccaaaggtttattcgggaatttttcactttttctcacttttctttttatcgatcaatttcaatttctcgtatttcttgatttataacaatacatttaacttatataacattcacactattcattccagtccaaaaatcatactttagcaaaattacatttttgcccttaaagtttcacaaaattacgattttgcccctaggctcgtaaaatagcagtccacaatactcatTTATTCACatacttgtgacatattttataacatttacaaattaatccttttaggcattttcatcgaaaattacttagtacaaatcgtttatcacactccaaatattcatattcttccatagaacatcaaaatacatgcatatcattcatgggtaaatttttaaacacaaaccctagttcaaaacaatggtaaaaataggtaaatcttgttacaaggatttcaaaaatgtaaaaatcattaaaaacggggatagaacagacttacaatcgagcttggaagcttgaaaaaccctagccatggtttctccatgcaattttcggcctaggggttgaagatggacaaaaattggcttttaattttgtttttaattcattttaataactaaatgaccaaaatgcccttaatgaaaaactttgaaacatgcctaaccatacccatttttgtccaccaaattaatcaatggtctaattaccatataaagacctccaatttaaaatttcataacaattggacacctttaacatatagaactcaacttttgaactttttacaatttagtatttttgactaaattgagcgcccaaacgtcaaaattttcgaacaaaattttcatgaaatcattttgtgaaatcatagaccataaaaatataatgaaaataaatttttttctcgtcgaatttgtggacccgaaaccactattccgactagccccaaattcgggctgttacaaaatgGCTTAATTAAGAAATCAATGTTCATGTATGTTTGGTTGTGATTTCATTTCCTAATgggttatattttatgatattcaTGCTTGTGATGTTTGGCTTGTGATTCGGTAATAAGGTAAGTAAGTATGTCAATAGAGTTAGATTATTTCATATGTTAGTTGAATGGTATATGAAAGCAATATATGtgataaataattatgttttgtagTAATGACAATCGGAAAAATGATGATATAGATATGGACTATGACTTTTGAGCTATTCATGTTTCAGCACTTATACTTACATTCGTGATGAATTTGTTTGAGATGATGCTTAAATGGCATTTGGATGCTTTGAAAGTTTGATTCGGTTTGTTTAGTAAAAGAACTTATGCTCAAAATGATGCTAATGGAATAGGTGTTCCAAAAGTTTAATAATTGTGACCGAAATGGTAAGGGTTATATAACTAAATTAGATGTGAATTATTGGATAATTAGATATCATTTTTGGTATTTggataaatgtttattttagatGTGTATGCTAAGTTGAAGTTGTTCGACGAGTGGGTACATTAGTTTTAGGATTTGGTAATTCTACTAAGGAAAATATGTTTTGCTAAAATTtggatatatatttatatatatatatatatatatatgtatatagcgTTTTGGTTATTGATTGAATATGGTTAATACTAGTTATTCGATCAATGTTTGTATTGAGTATAAAAAATGACATTTGTTAGTCAAATTAGAAGTATATAATTGTAGTAGTTTTATAAGTTGATTTGTGCGGATATGATATGATCAAAAGGCTTGTTTTAtgatttgtttgagttaaaattttgtatgtacaaatttatgaaatgaatcATTAGCGATAATATGTGCACTTGCTATTGTGTTAtaatgatatatttgataaattgctTATGAAATATGTGACTAGTTATATGTTCGACACGTGTTATAAATGATTCGTTAAGAGATCATGTTTGCTTTAAGATTCAAAATATGAATGTCATAAGTAATttgatatgattaatttatCAAGTATGAAATGTATTGCATGTCTATTCCAAGTTGTGTCTAGTTCGGTGATACCTCATGACTCCATtccgacgacggatacgggttaggggtgttacatgaggGATCCATACTGAAAAGAGAATTCAATGAAAACAACAAGTCGAAATAGCAAGTGGACAACACCTCCAGAGTTGGATGAACAATATCAACCTTCGAGAAGACTTTGTCAGAAAaaaatcagtttagaaatcgATTTGGTTGtacaataaaaattagttttttttctaaatcaagtcattgtgttatttatagcaataaatcatttaccaaattaGTATCTAAGATTTGGGCTAAGCGCTTTAGGTTGTGTTCCAGCTAACTACTAACACAATCTCCTTTGTTATTCTTGAACCCTCGGCTTGCTTAGTCTTTATGCTCTAAATTCACAAATCGATTAACACAATGAATAAATCTCTCTATAAAACAATGGGTATATATTGCCCTAGCCCATAGCCAATAATCTTAGTTGAACAAgagataacaaaataataatattttaataaaaaatataaaatcccTCTGAGTTTGACTAAAGTGGGCAACGAATACCCTTTAAGAACTAGGATTTAAAGCTCATCACTCATCAAATGGGCTCATTGGGTTCATTTGTATATTAAGTACAATTATATGTTTCTTTTTTGTCTTTAAACTAACCCAataactatttttctatttacaaaatattatttaattaattaaaataagcttaatgaatttattcaattaaattattttctcaacccaattttaatttcatcaaagtCATGATGACTTTACCATCTAAAATctacaagtaaataaatttaattgtcttGTTCAATAAAAGCTACGGTgactaattaatataatttctacttcaaacttcaattatttaattacaattaattaaataaaataattcaaaaagtaatttaatctcTAAGTCATCTCTTACTCATAGCAAGAAAACGCACTTTGTAGATAGTAATACATGTGATCTATTTCTctaattcatcattttcatttattcctTGTATTGGTTCAAATAAAACCTTCAAGGATTGTATCGAGATAgcgaaagaacaaattaaacatatataattaggactcaaataatttgtaattaagttttgacTCTTCGTCTATTAATTGCAATATTAATCATCGAGTCAATCCACTAAAAGTACCATTATTGAACTCTCCCCATcatataccattacgaaagcaatttATCATCTGCTCGATCAATGACCTGGTCTTAtttgtgttaccctcataagatatctttaatctctttatgttaaatttgttcacccaatataatcatattttacgTCATGGTAAtaattacatcttccttcataaaaATGTCTATCACTAACAcgtagtaattaaattattcgtCTTAGACAAATTGACTTGTGGCCTCGTTACTTTTCCATCAATTATCTAATGTCAATGAAAAGATATCATCTACCCTTTATTAGGATATGAATTCTAGTATTGTAAATAAGTTATGCTGCaaaagtcatatacccaacgtGCTAGCTTTCGACTCTATACTAATTGAACTCAAGCTTTCAATACATCAAATGCACGCATAGTCAGTCACTTTCTTAGGATTGAGATgctataaaatgatataaagttTATTCAACTTGGGTCTTGTCCAACGTATTGTCAGTTTAGACAATCATATTTATGTCTCATTCTTCTAGGAGTCACCCGCTCCGATACCAAAAACAAAGTATCTCTTTAATTGAACTTGATAAATGACATAATAGTCCTTGAATTGATTTACTCAATTCCAATTCATTAGACTATGAACTATTTAGTTTACCTATTGTATTATGATCTAGCCACAAAATgtaacttaatattagttaaacgtATGGTAATCagtgagtcaatatttgcttaAACATTTTACTTTGCGTGCAAAAGCTATCGAGGATAAATACAAATGatattaatgtaaataataaaattttattaaaccaatctatttgaaaaattaaaagtgtaTATGATGAAAAACTATACTAAACGTACTGAATCTCAACAAACTCACTCTGATGAATGGTGGTTGAAGGGTGGCTCACACATTAGTGTGTGGGAGAAGAGTAGAAATTATACGGTGATACGTGTAGGCTACACGTGTGGATTCCGATGATCGGACCTAGTTCGAAGAGATGATTGGAAGTGAGTTTTCTAGTGAGATGAGTGCTGAAAATGGTATAGCTCTAATACCATAGTAATTGAAAAGAGAttcaagaaaagagaaaaaaaatgttgttaaataacataaacaacaaTCATATAATATTCGAAGTTATTGcaagttgtttttaatatttacatgaatAGAGGTGTTAAAAGCTGGTGTGTATCTCATTGATAACAATAAGACAGATATGCAAATCAAATTGTTGGTTTACTCTCCATTTGATTCAAACCTTTTAGACGCAAAAACTCCCAAAGCAAATGCCAAAGCAAGTGTTAGAAGAATGTTGTTCCTAAGCAAATTGATAACCCTCTCCAATATTCCTCCATTCTTTCTCATCTCGTTGTCAGTAGCATTAACAATATTATCATCATCAGTCTGCTTGCTCTGTTCCTCACTCTCAGCATGACAATGTTGTTCATGTGTTGTTTGATTTTGTTCATTGAttacttctttttgtttttcttcttcttcttcttcttcttcttgtaaaCTCTTTTTCGTAGTGCTGGGATTGCCATTttcgtcttcttcttcttctgttcTCTTGGGGAAAGTTAGAGTGAGCATTTCATCCTCGAAAGATTGACCTACCTTTTTCATATCTAAATTCTCTGGCAATTTTAAAGCTTGCCCGAAATATGTGCATTTCTTATCATTCACTATTCTTTCTCCACTGATTGTTACATAGCCAGGGTATGCAAGTCCAACGTCCACCTCCTCCTTTCTGAAACCTATATGAATTgggtttttcaatttcaatacataaatattttttgtgatgcaaaaacttaaacaaacaaGTGGTGCTATCCTCTATTGATGCTACTGCAAAATGTTTTCTggaatttgtataattaattCATCCTGTTCCTAATtttatttggcatgaaataatggagttttgatttatttatttatttagttttcatgtcaaattgaaaataattcattaaggattttcaAAGATGACGCTTTTATCAACAGAACTTTTCCCTGAAATCTAGATAAACTCAAAACTTAGGTAGGAGTTACAGATATGcttgatatgtataaaaacATGTCCAAGGCAAATGAGTATTTCTCTTAATTACTACTCTCACCATTTTGCACCACTGCTTGAACAAAAAAGCAATTTCTATGCCTGTAAGGGGCTTAAAAGcaacaaggaaaagaaaagcttcTGAATACAAACACATTCATGTTCCACGAATATCACCCATGTTGAACCAAATGACTGCAAAAAAGGAAACATAGAGATGAAGGTGTTGATTTGTACCGGGAAGATGAACTAATAAGTAATGTCTCATTGAGTCTTCAATCCAATTCAAATGGGGTACCAACTCTTCAACTGTTCTTGTCCCACGAATATCACCCATAA harbors:
- the LOC105762504 gene encoding uncharacterized protein LOC105762504; translated protein: MGDIRGTRTVEELVPHLNWIEDSMRHYLLVHLPGFRKEEVDVGLAYPGYVTISGERIVNDKKCTYFGQALKLPENLDMKKVGQSFEDEMLTLTFPKRTEEEEDENGNPSTTKKSLQEEEEEEEEKQKEVINEQNQTTHEQHCHAESEEQSKQTDDDNIVNATDNEMRKNGGILERVINLLRNNILLTLALAFALGVFASKRFESNGE